Sequence from the Lysobacter solisilvae genome:
AGCGCGTTCCGGTCGATCTTGCCGTTCGGCAAGAGCGGAATGGTGTCGAGCACGACGAAGTGCTGCGGCAGCATGTACGCCGGCAACAGGTCGCGCAGGTGCGCGCGCAACGCCGACTCGTCGAGCGTGGCGCCGGGCTGCGCCACCAGGTAGGCGACCAGGCGCTGGTCGCCAGGCCGGTCTTCGCGCACGATCACCATGGCGCGCGCGACGTCCTCGCGCGCGGCCAGGTTGGACTCGATCTCGCCCAGTTCGATGCGATAGCCGCGCACCTTGACCTGGTGATCCAGCCGCCCCAGGTGCTCCAGGTTGCCGTCCGGGCGCCAGCGGGCCCGATCACCGGTTCGGTACAGCAGCGGCGCGATGGCGCCAGTGGGCACCGGCGCCGCGAAACGGTCCGGCAGGAAACGCTCGGCCGTGAGTTCCGGCCGCGCGAGATAGCCCTTGGTGACGCCCTCGCCTCCGATGCACAGCTCTCCCGGCACACCGAAGGGGCACGGTTCGCCTTGCCCATCGAGGATGATCACGCGGGTATTGGCGATGGGCCGGCCGATGTGGATGTCCGGCGCTTGTCCACTCGAGGGTGGCAGGACACGCGCACAGGTCGACCAGACCGTGGTTTCGGTGGGGCCGTACACGTTCCAGAGCGATCCGCAGCGCGAAAGCAGCGCCAACGCCAGGTCCTGCGGCATCGGTTCGCCGCCGCACAGTGCCTTGAACCCGGGCGCGCCGGGCCAACCGGCATCGATCAGCAGCCGCCAGCTGGAAGGCGTGCCCTGCATGACGGTCGCGCGGCTGTTCTCGAGCAGGGCGCGCAACGCGGCGCCATCGACCGCCGCCTCACGATCGGCAAGCACGATCTGTGCGCCCACGGTCAACGGCAGAAGCAGCTCGAGCACCGCGATGTCGAAGGAGAGCGTCGTCACCGCAAGCAGGCGGTCCCCCGCGGCCAGGCCCGGCTCGGCGCGCATGCTGGCCAGGAAGTTGGACACGGCCCGGTGCGGCACGATGACGCCCTTGGGCCGCCCCGTCGAACCGGATGTGTAGATCACGTAGGCCGGGTCTTCGGGTTGCGCGCCGCACTCGTCGTGCTCCAGGCGATGCGCAGGCGCCTGCGCCAGCGTGGCGGCGTGCTCGTCGAACAGGAAAACCGGCCGACCGCGCAGGTCGAACCGCGGCGCATGCGCCCGGGTGGTCAGCAGCATGGCCAGGCCTGCGTCGGCGGCCATGTAGGACAGGCGTTCCGGCGGGAATTGCGGATCCAGGGGTACGTAGCCGGCACCCGCCTTGAGGATGCCCAGGAGGCCGGCCAGCATGTCCACACCACGATCCAGGGCCAGGCCAACCAGCGCACCGCGACGGATTCCGTGGCTGCGCAGCACGTGCGCGACGCGATTCGCGCGCGCCTCCAGATCGGCATATTCCAGCGCCACCGTTCCGGTGCTCACCGCAATCCGGTGCGGGGCGCGATCGCACTGCACTTCGAAATGCTGGTGCATGCCGCGCTCACGCTCGAAGGCGACGGGCGCCGGATTGAGCGCGTCGAGTTCGGCGCGTGCGACGGCATCGACCAGCGGGAGGCGTCCGGACGGGACACTCTCGCGTTCAACCGCGGCACGCAGCATCGTTTCGAGGGCGCGCAACCAGCGCCGCACGGTCTGCGGATCGAACAGGTCGGTGTTGTACTGGCACTCCAGCCGGAGCTGGCCGTGGCTCTGGACAGCGTTCACGAACAGCTCGAAAGTCTCGAAGCTGCGCGGATTGCTGTCGAATTCCATCGCCACTCCCGGGAACGCCCCGCACTCCTGGTCCAGCGCCTGGTCGAGGTTGAACAGCACGCTGACCAGCGGCATGCGCGCGGGATCGCGCCGGACTCGCAACTTCCGCAGCAGGGTCCCGAATGTGTAGCGCTGGTGTTCCAGCGCATCGAGCAACATGGCCTGGGCGCCTTCCAGCGACTGCGCGTAGCTGCGCTGCGGGTCGATCTCGAAACGCAGCGGCAACAGGTTGACGCAGTGGCCGACCAGTTCGTCCTCGCCGACCACCGGCTGCCCGGCCGCCGCGATCCCCACCACGACTTCGGGTTGTCCCGACAGCCGCGACAACAGCATGGCGAATCCCGTCAGCAGCGTCGCGAACAACCCGCTGCCGCCGCGGGCGCCGAGCCGGCGCAAGGCGGCCAGAAGCTCGGCATCCAGGATGTGGTCCTCGCGGGCCGAGGCGAAGCTGCGGTGAGGCGGGCGCGGTCGATCGGTCGGCAGGTCCAGAACGGGCACGCCGCCGCTGAAGCGGGACAACCAATACGCCTCGTCGGCGGCGTGGGACGGGTCGGACTGGTGGCTGATTTCAGCGAGCGCGTATTGGGCATACGAGGGGCTGGCGGTGGTCACCGCGGGCATGGCACCGGTCCGGGCCCCGTACAACGCGCCGAGTTCGCGCACGATCACCCACCACGACCAGCCGTCGCAGGCGATGTGGTGCGCAGTGAGCAGCAGCAGATGCTCTTCCGGCGCCAGACGCAGCAGTTCCGCGCGGAACAGCGGGCCGCTGTCGAGCGCGAACGGCGTCTCGACCGACAGCCGCAGTCGTTCGTCGACGATGGCCTGGCCAGGACCCGCCTGCACACAATCGATCACGGGCATCGCAACGCGGGTGTCTGCCAGGACGTGCAGCGTGCCGCCGTCGGGGCCGATGCTCGAGCGCAGCGCGTCATGGCGATCGACCAGGTCTTGCAGGGCTCCGTGCAGGCACGTTACGTCGAGCGCGCCCTCGAAGCGGAGCGACATCGAAAGATTGAAGGCGAGCGACGCCTCGCGGCCCAGTTGGTCGGCCAGCCAGATCTCGCGCTGCTGCTCGGTGGTCGCAACGACGCCGTCCGGGAAACCGGTCGGCAGCGTCGACGTGGCCGAGGCAGGTTCATCGGAACCGACCGTTTCACTTACGTCCTGCTCCACCACAGCTGCTGGCGCGGACTGAGGCGCAGCGGCCTGTCCCGACACGAGCGCCAGCTGTTGCTGCAACAACTGCATCTGCTGCTCGATCAGTTGCAGCGCCAGCTCGCCGCCACCGCCGCCGGCACCCGTTGCGCCTGCCGACGCCGGTTCTGTCGCGGCGGCAAGTCCGGGGGGCGGCGCGGATTCCGCCGGCAGCAGCTCATCCAACGCGGCGGCCAGACGATCAAGGCTGCCGTACTCGCCCATCAGCTGCCGGAAGGTCACCTTGGCGCCGAACGATTTGTGCACCTGAAGCGCGACCTGCGTGAGCATCAGGCTGTCGAGGCCCAGTTCGATGAAATTCGCCGCCGAGTCGTCGGGGCTGATGCTCAATCCGGAGACATCCTCGAACATGGCCGACAACTGGCCCACCAGTCGGGTCCTGCGGTCGACAGCGAGGTCGCCGCGCGGCGCCGCCGCAGTTTCGACCGTGGCCGGTTCCGGTACCGGGACCTCCTGGTGGGACTCGGCGCCGGCGCGTTGAGCGGCCGGGTGGAGAACGACGTTGCTGCCAGCGGCCGGCATGGCGTCCACCCAGTAGCGCTGCCGTTCGAATGGATATGTCGGCAGGCGCAGGCGGGCCCGCACGTGGCGCCGGTCGAAAGCCGCCGGATCCAGCGCGATGCCCCGTGCCCAGAGCTGGCCGGCCGCCAGACGGAAGCTGGCCACTTCACTGGCCGGCGTGTCGGCCAGGGTGGCGACCGCGGTCAGGCGATGCTGCTGGATACCAGGATGCTGGCGGGACAGTCCGCTCAACGTGGCCCGGGGCCCGACTTCGAGCAGCACGCGCGATGGCACGTCGAGTACCTTCGCCAGCGCCGCGGCGAAACGCACGGGCTCGCGCAGGTGCGAGGCCCAGTAGTCGGCGGAAGTAGCCTGCTGCGCATCCAGCCAGTCGCCGGTAGCGGTCGACACGATGGGAATGCGGGGCTCGCACAGCGTGAGCATCGCCACCGCCGCGCGGAACGGCCCCACCACAGGCTCCATCATCGCCGAGTGGAACGCATGCGAGGTCCGCAGCGCGCGACATGCAATACCGTCGGCTTCCAGCCGGGACTGGAAAGTCGCAATGGCTTCAAGCTCGCCCGATACCACGCAGCTGCCGGGCGCGTTCTCCGCGGCGAGCGACAGGTCGCTGGGCAGCCGCGCGAGCAGGTCGTCCAGCGGCATCCGGACCGACAGCATTCCACCGGCCGGCTGCGCCTGCATCAGGGCGCCGCGCCGGGCCACCAGGCGCAGCGCGTCGGGAAGCGCCAGCACGCCGGCCAAAGTTGCGGCGACGAATTCGCCGACGCTGTGGCCGATCATGGCGGCAGGTGTCAGACCATGACTCATCCATGCCTGCGCCAGGCTGTACTCGATCACGAAAGTCGCCGGCTGCATGATCGCGGTCGGCAGCAGCGCTTCGGGATCGTCCGAGAACATGGAATCGCGAAGATCGATGCCCAGTTCCGCCGAGAGCACGTCGGCGCAGGCATCGAAAGCTGCGCGGAACGCCGGTTCTGACTCGTACAGGGCGCGTCCCATGCCCGGATACGTGGCGCCCTGGCCGGGGAACAGGAACACCACATCGCCCTCGCGCGCCGGACGCCCGCGCGTGGTGGCCGCGGCCTCGGGGCCACGCAACTGTGCGAGCGCACCCGCAACGTCGTCCGCGACGAATGCGAGGCGATGCGGGAACGCCTTGCGACCCACCGCCAGCGTCCAGGCCACGTCCGCCAGGCTGCATCCGGGGTCGGCTTCCAGATGATCGGCCAGGCGCGCGGCAGCGCAGCCCAATGCCGCCGGTGTGCGTGCGGACAGCACCATCAGGTGCGGGCCGGAGCCGGGCTCCGACGCAGGCATCGGGGGCGCTTCCTCCAGGACGACATGGGCATTGGTGCCGCCCACGCCGAAGGAACTCACGCCGGCCCGCCGCGGCTCGCCCCCGTTGGCCGGCCAGGCACTGGCCGCGGCGTTGACGACGAAGGGCGTCGCGGGAAAATCGATGGAAGGATTGGGGGCCTGGAAGTGCAGGCTCGCCGGCAGGCGCTGTTCGGCCAGTGCGTACGCCGTCTTGATGACGCCCGCCGCGCCCGCGGCAATCACCAGGTGGCCCACGTTGCTCTTCACCGATCCGATCCGGCAGAAGCCGCACTCGTCAGTGCCGCGGCGGAAAGCGCGCGTCAGACCTTCGATCTCGATGGGGTCCCCGACCGGCGTGGCCGTGCCATGCGCTTCCACGTAGCCGATGCTGCGCGGGTCCACGCGTGCGCGTTCGTGGGCCATCGCGATCACGGCCGCCTGCCCTTCGCTGCTGGGCGCGGTGAAGCTGGCCTTTCCGCCACCGTCGTTGTTGACCGCGCCGCCGCGGATGACCGCGTAGACGTGGTTACCGTCGGCCACGGCGTCCGACAGGCGCTTGAGCAGCACGATCGCCGCGCCGTCGCTGAATACCGTGCCCTGCGCGTTAGCGTCGAACGTGCGCGTGTGGCCGTCGGGCGACAGCATCGCGCCTTCCTGGTGGAAATAGCCGCTGCGGGGCGGACAGGTCACGGTGACCCCGCCTGCCAGCGCCATGTCGCAGTGACCCAGGCGCAGGCTGTCCATGGCCTGGCAGATTGCCACCAGGGACGTCGAGCAGGCGGTGTGCACGCTGATTGCCGGCCCGGTGAGATTGAGCTTGTGCGCCACGCGGGTGGCGATGAAGTCCTTCTCGTTGTTCAGCATCACCTGGAATGCACCGACCTTGTCGACGAGATCCGGATGCGCCGCCACGTGACGCTGGTAGTAGCTCGCATTGAACATGCCGGCGAACACGCCGACAGGCCCGGCCGTCGCATCGGGCACGTGCCCGGCGCGTTCCATGCACTCCCATGCCAGTTCAAGGAAGATCCGCTGCTGCGGATCCATCAGTTCGGCCTCGCGCGGCGGGATTCCAAAGAACGCCGCGTCGAACTGCTCCACGCCATCGATCACGCCACGTGCGCGGACGTAAGCCGGGTCATCGCGTTCCTGGGAACTGACCGAGGGGTCGAGGTCGTCCGGACCGAAGAAGGTGATCGAGTCATGGCCATCGCACAGGTTCCGCCAGAACGCTTCGACGTCCGCGGCCCCGGGAAAGCGCCCGGCCATGGCGACAATCGCGACCGGCTCGAAATCCTGACCCTGGGTGGCCCGTTGCGCCGCGCTGGCCATCCGCGCCGGCTCGATGGCGGCCTCCCCGCGACCCTGCAGCGAAGCGGCGAGCGTGGCCGCGGTGGGGTGGCGGAAGAGCACGGACGTGGGGATTGCGCGAACCGGTTCACCCGCACCGTCCTGTCGCAGGCGTTGCAGCAGCCGCGCGCCCGACAGCGAGTCGCCACCGAGTTCGAAGAAATTGTCGTGCCGCCCCACGCCATCGATGCCCAGCACCTCGCCCATGGTGGTGCACAGGGACTGCTCCAGTGCGCCCACGGC
This genomic interval carries:
- a CDS encoding non-ribosomal peptide synthetase/type I polyketide synthase, with product MNKQSDGPVRNDASDAGTCIPQLIEQQAARRPDAVAVTCDGASLSYRELNHRANQVAHRLRDLGVGPETLVAIGLERSLDMVVGLLGILKAGGAYLPVDSTYPPDRVQFMLEDARPAVLLTSSGQRSSLPATDVPTLLLDGDSAGFAEQPVDDPVPLARPEHLAYVIYTSGSTGKPKGCQVTHANVSRLFTSTQHWFDFGPDDVWTFFHSHAFDFSVWEIWGALIHGGRVVVVPYLTSRSPDQFHALLVREGVTVLNQTPSAFRSLIHADQASGRAATELSLRHVVFGGEALELQMLRPWFDRHGDQRPRLINMYGITETTVHVTYRPIASADLERNAGSVIGEPIPDLRLFVLDPTLAPVPVGEVGEIHVAGAGVSRGYLNRPDLTGQRFFEWKSPTGELERLYKTGDLARRLPDGDLEYLGRSDHQVKIRGFRIETGEIESVLARHPSVRSCAVIARDDGAGGEARLVAYVVPQDAPASPATLRAHLSTLLPDYMLPSAFVELDALPLTENGKLDRRALPAPARERPELACAFEPAVGALEQSLCTTMGEVLGIDGVGRHDNFFELGGDSLSGARLLQRLRQDGAGEPVRAIPTSVLFRHPTAATLAASLQGRGEAAIEPARMASAAQRATQGQDFEPVAIVAMAGRFPGAADVEAFWRNLCDGHDSITFFGPDDLDPSVSSQERDDPAYVRARGVIDGVEQFDAAFFGIPPREAELMDPQQRIFLELAWECMERAGHVPDATAGPVGVFAGMFNASYYQRHVAAHPDLVDKVGAFQVMLNNEKDFIATRVAHKLNLTGPAISVHTACSTSLVAICQAMDSLRLGHCDMALAGGVTVTCPPRSGYFHQEGAMLSPDGHTRTFDANAQGTVFSDGAAIVLLKRLSDAVADGNHVYAVIRGGAVNNDGGGKASFTAPSSEGQAAVIAMAHERARVDPRSIGYVEAHGTATPVGDPIEIEGLTRAFRRGTDECGFCRIGSVKSNVGHLVIAAGAAGVIKTAYALAEQRLPASLHFQAPNPSIDFPATPFVVNAAASAWPANGGEPRRAGVSSFGVGGTNAHVVLEEAPPMPASEPGSGPHLMVLSARTPAALGCAAARLADHLEADPGCSLADVAWTLAVGRKAFPHRLAFVADDVAGALAQLRGPEAAATTRGRPAREGDVVFLFPGQGATYPGMGRALYESEPAFRAAFDACADVLSAELGIDLRDSMFSDDPEALLPTAIMQPATFVIEYSLAQAWMSHGLTPAAMIGHSVGEFVAATLAGVLALPDALRLVARRGALMQAQPAGGMLSVRMPLDDLLARLPSDLSLAAENAPGSCVVSGELEAIATFQSRLEADGIACRALRTSHAFHSAMMEPVVGPFRAAVAMLTLCEPRIPIVSTATGDWLDAQQATSADYWASHLREPVRFAAALAKVLDVPSRVLLEVGPRATLSGLSRQHPGIQQHRLTAVATLADTPASEVASFRLAAGQLWARGIALDPAAFDRRHVRARLRLPTYPFERQRYWVDAMPAAGSNVVLHPAAQRAGAESHQEVPVPEPATVETAAAPRGDLAVDRRTRLVGQLSAMFEDVSGLSISPDDSAANFIELGLDSLMLTQVALQVHKSFGAKVTFRQLMGEYGSLDRLAAALDELLPAESAPPPGLAAATEPASAGATGAGGGGGELALQLIEQQMQLLQQQLALVSGQAAAPQSAPAAVVEQDVSETVGSDEPASATSTLPTGFPDGVVATTEQQREIWLADQLGREASLAFNLSMSLRFEGALDVTCLHGALQDLVDRHDALRSSIGPDGGTLHVLADTRVAMPVIDCVQAGPGQAIVDERLRLSVETPFALDSGPLFRAELLRLAPEEHLLLLTAHHIACDGWSWWVIVRELGALYGARTGAMPAVTTASPSYAQYALAEISHQSDPSHAADEAYWLSRFSGGVPVLDLPTDRPRPPHRSFASAREDHILDAELLAALRRLGARGGSGLFATLLTGFAMLLSRLSGQPEVVVGIAAAGQPVVGEDELVGHCVNLLPLRFEIDPQRSYAQSLEGAQAMLLDALEHQRYTFGTLLRKLRVRRDPARMPLVSVLFNLDQALDQECGAFPGVAMEFDSNPRSFETFELFVNAVQSHGQLRLECQYNTDLFDPQTVRRWLRALETMLRAAVERESVPSGRLPLVDAVARAELDALNPAPVAFERERGMHQHFEVQCDRAPHRIAVSTGTVALEYADLEARANRVAHVLRSHGIRRGALVGLALDRGVDMLAGLLGILKAGAGYVPLDPQFPPERLSYMAADAGLAMLLTTRAHAPRFDLRGRPVFLFDEHAATLAQAPAHRLEHDECGAQPEDPAYVIYTSGSTGRPKGVIVPHRAVSNFLASMRAEPGLAAGDRLLAVTTLSFDIAVLELLLPLTVGAQIVLADREAAVDGAALRALLENSRATVMQGTPSSWRLLIDAGWPGAPGFKALCGGEPMPQDLALALLSRCGSLWNVYGPTETTVWSTCARVLPPSSGQAPDIHIGRPIANTRVIILDGQGEPCPFGVPGELCIGGEGVTKGYLARPELTAERFLPDRFAAPVPTGAIAPLLYRTGDRARWRPDGNLEHLGRLDHQVKVRGYRIELGEIESNLAAREDVARAMVIVREDRPGDQRLVAYLVAQPGATLDESALRAHLRDLLPAYMLPQHFVVLDTIPLLPNGKIDRNALPPPVAREEGAPALSPDATGAAADPRVRYLADIWTELLGTQAGPDDNFFELGGHSMLAVQMAVRVERDTGHRIKLIRLGAQTLSQRWPAICPHRLNRPRRPLAWADGSAAACDGCSGGRKAHERDRHAPPGGHGTIAMSIGDWEPRWMGPASRRLYAALHGAEGTARTGVVLVPPLFHELPRSKRFLAEVASELSALGLACLRFDFHGTGDSDGDGAQVDFASMQQDLDQAIAELREATGVTRVVLLCWRGSALVLGAWKQRGTAADLVVLWEPIVDGANWLRELMQGDEQERSLRPPPQPGIARATDPSDGQLMGFAASPALRAELARPLDVQMGASATPVWLVTREPSAEQLLPCGTTRVVQLPDNAPVFNLGAAMDATFFLTPQVRDLVVELGQAMDSEAAA